Genomic DNA from Setaria italica strain Yugu1 chromosome V, Setaria_italica_v2.0, whole genome shotgun sequence:
GTATCATTTCCTGAAACAAGTTGGCCAGACAGTATCTTGCTTTACATAGGCATGCATAATAATCTTTTGTCTGTAGAAAATCAGAATATATCTATTTCCCTTCtaagtcccccccccccccccccctgaaAGAAGGAACAATTTCCTTTTGATTGCAGCACGACTTTATACGGTGGACAGACGCAGAGAAGCATATGCTACTATACTGCATTCAGCAAGTGAATACGTTTGCGGTGCAATCACAGCAGCTCAAAGCATTCGCCAAGCAGGATCAACAAGAGACCTTGTTATTCTTGTTGATGACACCATAAGTGACCACCACCGCAAGGGGCTGGAATCTGCGGGGTGGAAGGTCAGAATAATACAGAGGATCCGGAATCCTAAGGCTGAACGTGATGCCTACAATGAATGGAACTACAGCAAATTCCGGCTTTGGCAGCTTACAGATTATGACAAGGTTATATTCATTGATGCCGATCTCCTCATCCTGAGGAATATTGATTTCCTGTTTGCCATGCCAGAAATCACTGCAACAGGCAACAATGCAACACTCTTCAACTCTGGAGTGATGGTCATTGAGCCCTCGAACTGCACGTTCTCTTTGCTGATGGAGCACATCAATGAGATAACATCATACAATGGTGGTGACCAGGGGTACCTGAATGAAATATTCACATGGTGGCATCGCATTCCGAAACACATGAACTTCTTGAAGCATTTCTGGGAGGGTGATGAAGAGGAAGTGAAGGCGAAGAAGACTCGGTTGTTTGGCGCTAACCCGCCAATCCTCTATGTCCTTCACTACTTGGGGCGGAAGCCATGGTTGTGCTTCCGGGACTACGACTGCAACTGGAATGTTGAAATTCTGCGGGAGTTTGCGAGTGATGTTGCGCATGCTCGCTGGTGGAAGGTGCACAACAAGATGCCGAAGAAGCTTCAGAGCTATTGCCTTCTGAGGTCAAGGCTGAAGGCCGGATTGGAGTGGGAGCGGCGGCAGGCTGAGAAAGCAAACTTCACTGATGGGCACTGGAAGCGGAACATAACTGATCCTAGGCTGAAAACCTGCTTTGAGAAGTTCTGCTTCTGGGAGAGCATGCTGTGGCATTGGGGTGAGAACAAGACCAACTCGACAAAGAACAACGCGGTGCCTGTGCCGCCTACCGCGAGCCTGTAGAGCTCATGAGATCTGTAGATAGCTTTGTTGAGAGAGTAGTATACCCAGATACAAAACTTCTGAAGCTCCATACATACATAGCAACAGCTTTGTAAAGGTAGCTATGTAGGCCCTCTTCCCGAATGACTCTATACCTTCTGTTCGCCATCGCTGCTCCAGCGCCCCCTCACGCTGCCTTTCGATGGCTGGCAAAATTTTTTGGTTTCTGCTAATAATTCATCAGTATAGGCTATTTTCCTTTCTCTGCCTTTGAGTCCTCTCCGGGTCTGTCTGTTGCTTCAAATCCCACCGGCTCTGCTGCTGTGCTGCAGTAGGCCTGGTTTGTTGATGTATGGTGGTTGAACGGTTTCAGTGATGGATCTGGAGTGATGCAACATGAGATTGCTGACCAGCAAACACTGCATCGTTTTGGCATGAATATATATGATGGTGTCACCTTTTTATGCTGCTGTGATTTGTGAAGTTGGATTAGCTCAACCGCTGTCTTCTGGGGACCAAAAGACGATACTGTGTTTGTTGGAGTGCTGTTTGAGTTGAAACAAAACAGCCACTGCCTTTGAGCTCCTCGCACGCTTTCTGCGTTCCTATGTTTCCCGGCGCGTGCCACCTAACCACGCAGCATTCAAACACCGCATCGTCGTACTGATGCAGAGCGAGCACCATCATTGCATCTACtgatatgctgctgctgctgctgggtgcGTCGCTGCTCTGTCAAAGGAGGAGACGCGCCATCATTGGCCGGATCCCCATGATCTCCTCATGTTCAGTTCCTTGGCGATGCGGTCTCTCGCAGCTCACGGCGGCGCTTTTCCAACAGCAAACCTCACCTAAAAAGCGCGGGGACTAGGCTGTACGAGgcctccggcggtggcggcagtcCGTCCGAGAGACACTGTGCATACCCCCTGATTGAGCATCCCTTGTCGCTCACGATTGGGGTGGTTGGATGTTTGCGTTGCAAGTGAAGTGACTCACTGGGATTAGGTTTAGGTTTCGTCCACTAGGGAGCCGAGAGATGCGTCCAGATCTGACGCGCTCGATCGGTTTTAGTAGCGGCGCCAGTACACCGGAACTGCATGGGCGTGGCGTCGCGTTGCGAGCTCGCTATTTTATGCCGCAccctgccggtgccggtgcccgGTGGGGAGCCACGGTCCAAGGGCACCCCGTCGTAGTCCGTACCGAGGTGTAGTACAATATGTTTGGGAGTCCCGCTGTCTCTCTCGGGTCTCTGCCTCGGCGCGGGCACGAGGGGGGACGCGGCAATCGAACGCCACTACCGCCCTTGGCGTCAGTCGGATACGCATGCACGGCGGCATGGGCAATCGGGCATGGCATGGACCGACCACTCAGCTCGGTGCCCTAGGCTAGGGCGCGCCGGGCCGGAGACCACCGCGCTAGGGCCGGCGCTGTGACACGCGTCGCCCTGCGTCGGACATTTGTCGCCTGCAGCCGCGGACGAGGAGTGGGGGCGGTGTGATGCCAGCTTTCTGGGCTTCTGACCGGGCAAAGCAAAGGGACAAGCAGCAAAAGGAAGAACTGGTCGTGGGTGGGACACTGCGCGTACGAGTAATGAGCGTCTGAACAGTTCGCGCTCGTCACCTGTGCTGGCATTGCCGCTAGCAACGCCAACGCGGAGGGCATGGGCTCTCCGGACTTTGACGTCGCGCTCCAGGCTCCAGCAGGGCACGGCGAGGAATCCCGCGGTTGGTTGGCCTCTCGCCGTCACGCACGCAGCTGCGGTGACGCGCCGCGTTGCCGGTGCGGCGACAACGCCAGGTCCGGGCTGCGACGAGGGCGTTAGCCTGGGGCTAGGAAGTCTCCAAAAGCGGCGGCGTGGTTCATGGATCCTTTCCCCACCACAGTTGGATGAGAAAAACATCACTTCGCCAACCCTCTAGATATGCCAAAAGTAATTCATGGCTTATTTCGTTTTTCTCTACAatttttttaagtttttaaTTAACCTTTTCTTCTACCCAGTCGGCAAAGAACCAAACACGATAAATATCCATCCGCAGCGAAATCTAGGCCCAAACAAACACCAACTAGCCCAACAACACACGACACGGCAAATGGCCAGGGCCCAAGCCTTTTCCGTGGTAGTTGTTGTCCATTTTCCCTGGGCTGCAGGCAGGTCCGACTCAGCCTGCAAACGAGCCCAATGCAGCCCAAATTGGAAGTTGTCATGACTTTTTCTCACCTCTTTACAGGCCCGGTCACCTAGCCACTCTGGGCTGGCCTGCACGTCGATTCCACATATTTAACAAGACCAGCCCAGTTGTACAGTTTTCCCTTTTGCTTCTTGTACCGGGCCGGCCGGGTGGTTGTCCTCTGTCCGAGATAACAAAGCCCAACCGAGTtgtattttgagaaaaaaaagatagaatgAGAATAACAAAATCCACAAGTTCCAACATAGTCAGCACTCAGCACCACTCTGCAGGCCTGAAAACAGACCTGCCTTTTCTGATCGGTGGTGGTGTCACGCTTTTGCTGTATAGGAGTAGGAGATAGCAAGTGATTCACATAACCTAACCACGGACATATCATCTAAATCGACGGACAGTCTATAATCAACTGTGCCATCTCTCCGTCCAACACATCTTCGTCTCCGCCCCCCTTTCTCCCTTTTTGTGACATCGACTCGAACGATTCATGGCGCACGAATGCACGCGTCCATGAAGTGGGTGGACGCCGATCCACCACCGTGACTCCCGTAGCCTCAAGCCCCCCAACCCTCATCTCTCGGTTGGGTcgttgggcggcggcgcacatgCGCTGATGAAGAATGGCACAGCGAAAAGACGCAGCTGCAAAGGCAGGCAGGCAGTGTTGCAGTGAATCAGTGATGGACCACGACGAGTGGCTAGGGCTAGGCGATAATGTTGTTTGCCAGGACCTGCTAATTGCGGAAACCGCACGCCGAGCTCATCATCTGCCTGTCATTTTCCTGCCCTGCCACGCCACCACTTCACCCTGCCATTTCTGCCAGGCCACTCTTGCCGGGTTCTCGTCCACCATCTATCGTTTGATAGCCACAGGTTTATTGGTGTTCTTTCGCTCCATCCCCATAACTCTGCAATACGCAACGCCAGGGCCACCATGTCAATTGTTCGGCACGGTTGCACGTTCACCATACATACATTCTCTTTCTCTACATGAAGAGTGTAGCTACGCTTTGGGTATCCACTCGTGCCCCTGGATGAAGTTGTCGACGCTGTACGCGTCGACGTGTTCCCTGGGCACCTGGCTGCTCCACGCCACCCTccggctcgccgcgccgccgggcccGGCGCTGTCGAACTCGCCGTAATAGAGCGTCCGGAGCGCGAAGTCCCCGTTCCACGCCATCCACCCCTGCGGCTGCACGATCTCCGCGAGCGTGCACCCGAGGTACACCGTCCGGGAGTACTCCTTCCATGGCCGGCCCAGGTAGACGCGGTGGACGTCGGGTTTCTGGCGGTAGAGCGCCATGTACTCGTCGCTGCCGTTGACGGCGCAGCGGCTGAGCACAATCCCCGTGGGCTGCGCCGGGTCGGTGCGGCCCTGCGCCGTGACGGCGTCGTTCTCGCCCTTCTCCGGCCGCAGCTGCCGGGGCAGGACCACGAGGGCCGTGTCGTGGAGCACGGCCGCGGAGTTGCCGAAGACGAAGTCGACGGTGCCGGAGACGCGGCACCGGGTGTACAAGTGGCGCATGGCGTGCGCGTACAGCGTGTCCTGGTGGCCCAGCAGCTCCACGGTGTCAAGCACCGTGCGGTCGCCCGTGGAGCGGAACGCCACCGCCTGGTGCGCGTCCGGACCCGCCGTGTTGGAGATCGTCAGGTCGCGCGCCATGAACCCGTCAGCCAGAACGCCTGCATGCGCGCCGCACAACAAAAACAAGCATGTGAGGTTCAGAAATTTTCAACATGCAGGGAGGTCACTGTGGAGCAGAACATCCGATTGACGGCATTTCGTAGCACATGAATGGTGGGGCGCACGACAAAGTTGAGAGACGCACGGGCACGGCGGTGGATCGGGCAGTTTTTTTCTTGGTGAATTGACTGCACGGAGCAGCATGTCTGGTTCGGCCTGCACTGTAGGCTAACCAAGACACGCGGCACGGCTTTGTGCTTGTGGGACCGGATGGAGCACGGGAAAGTTGAGAGTGTTTGGGGTAGCCTAGGAGTAGCTCCCCGTGACGCTACGCCGCATTGTCGCCACCCGGCAGGGACCACATGCTCGTGCAGGTCACCTAGTATTTGTACTTGCTATTATTGGTAAGTCACGAGCTCGGCTGTCACGAGCGGATCTGTTGCCAGAGAATTTTACTGCCAACGGTTACCAGATCATACAACTAGGAAATGAATCAGGACTTTAGGCATATAACCACATTATAGTTGGCTAGTTGCTTGACATAAACAGGTTAGTACAGACGGTGGTCGTCTATCTCGTGTGATAAAAATGTACTACAGTACTAGGAGCAGGCTTTTCTCCTACTGTCCAGTACCCCTACCTCCCACCAAGTCAAAAGATCACTACGCATGCAGTGCACAGTGCGCCATGTCCTAAAGGCTAAAGCAACTCTTCCATTAGGCTCCGTTTGCATGTCGATAGTGCGAGGCGTTTCCGGAAGCAACTTTATGTTTATCCAggccagattttttttttgaaaagtagaTCCAGGCCAGATTTGATATTTCAAATTTCCCTTTTGAAAAACGAGGGCTCCACGGAATTATTTGGACAACTTCACCCACTATTTGAATCCTAGGCagcgttcttttttttttctttttgaaaataaTCTAGGCAAGGTTCTCAGGTCATGTGGCATGCCGGACGCAACGTACAAAAGTCAAGAATTAAAGGCCCGCGTCAAAACTCACAACATCCGATCTAATCCACGGAAAGCGTTTTCGGAAAGCGTTTTCGGTGCTTCGGTCACGGGATCGCATTGATTCCATGCACGTACACACGCGTACGACGCGGCAGAAAGCAGTTGAGCTCGCTTGTTTGTCAGCGCAGTACACCTACGCCGTAGTACAAGGGAACAGAATACGTAGAGGGGACGAGGGGAATACGCGGATTTATACGCACCTACGGTGGCGGTGTTGAAGGTGGACACGCCGGGCGTGTCGGCGTTGAGGTCCCCGGTGATCACCGTCTTGCCCATGCCGTCGCCCACCAGCACCACGTTCGTCTTCTCCCACGGCACGCTCACCGTCTCCTTGTACACCCCCTCCTTCACGCGCACCACGAACCACCCATCGCCGTagtccggcgccgccgccaccgcctcccgcaCCGTCTTGTAGTCGCACCCCGCGGCGCACACCGTCGCGTTCGGCGGCAGGCCCCTGGGCACGCCGAGCGCGTCCACGTCGGcatcggcggtggtggcggcggccgcggcgggcggccagTAACCGTCGCGCTCCGTCTGCGGCGGGCGCCAGAGGGAGGTCTCGTCGCCGTAGCGCTGCCGCGCGGCGAGCATGGAGATGTAGTTGCTGTTGACGGCGATGGTGTCGTCGAGGTAGGCCATGGCGTCGGAGATGGTGCGGGAGAAGTTGACGTACTTGTACGCGGACCAGCAGTCGTAGAGGTGGAGCAGCGCGGTGGACGCGGAGAGGagcgacggggacggggacggggagaggcggtgggaggagagggagaggaaggtgaGGCAGTTGGTGGCGGCGTTGGAGAGGTTCAcgttggaggaggcggcgaggacggACTTGGCCGTGGAGACGGCGGGCGGGATGCGGGCGCGGAGCGCGGAGAGCGATGCGCCGAGGAGGTCGGGGGTGGAGGCGCCGGACCCCGCGCCGGAGAGCGTGGAGACGCAGGCCGGCTGGAAGCGGGTGGCGTTGCAGGCCAGGAGGACGGCGAGTGGCGCCGAGtcggaggacgccggcgacggggacggggacggggacgcgGACGGggtgtggcggtggtggtgacgggagagggagaaggggagatggaagaggacgaggacgaggaggggaaCGAGGCGAGCCGGAGGAGGCATTGGTGATGGTTGGGTGGCgttgtgcgcgcgcgcgcggtgggGAGGAGCGGAGTCGCCACTGGACTACTGGAGTGTGCGGTGGTGGGGGGTGGTTATATTGCGGACGGGGACGGAGAGGCCGGCAGCCTCGGTTGGGGAAGGGGATGAATGGGGATTTCCATGGGTGCAAATGTAACGGAAAGTAGGAGGAAAGCATTCATGCCTGGATGTGAATCTTCCGGTTGATTTTGCTTTTCAGTTTTGCTGATTTTCACATAGTTCAATCTCTTATGGTAGCATGACCActaataatttttttagataatgtgACCACTAAT
This window encodes:
- the LOC101761252 gene encoding UDP-glucuronate:xylan alpha-glucuronosyltransferase 1 — protein: MGSLEARYRPAGAAEDTAKRRTQKSKSFKEVEKFDVFVLEKSSGCKFRSLQLLLFAIMSAAFLTLLYTPSVYEHQLQSSSRLVNGWIWDKRSSDPRYVSSASIQWEDVYKSIQNLNGGEQKLKVGLLNFNRTEFGAWTNMLPDSDFSVIRLEHANESITWQTLYPEWIDEEEETEIPSCPSLPDPNFPRATHFDVVAVKLPCTRVAGWSRDVARLHLQLSAAKIAATTARGNGGVHVLFVTDCFPIPNLFSCKNLVKREGNAWLYKPDVKALKEKLRLPVGSCELAVPLNAKARLYTVDRRREAYATILHSASEYVCGAITAAQSIRQAGSTRDLVILVDDTISDHHRKGLESAGWKVRIIQRIRNPKAERDAYNEWNYSKFRLWQLTDYDKVIFIDADLLILRNIDFLFAMPEITATGNNATLFNSGVMVIEPSNCTFSLLMEHINEITSYNGGDQGYLNEIFTWWHRIPKHMNFLKHFWEGDEEEVKAKKTRLFGANPPILYVLHYLGRKPWLCFRDYDCNWNVEILREFASDVAHARWWKVHNKMPKKLQSYCLLRSRLKAGLEWERRQAEKANFTDGHWKRNITDPRLKTCFEKFCFWESMLWHWGENKTNSTKNNAVPVPPTASL
- the LOC101760849 gene encoding probable pectinesterase/pectinesterase inhibitor 51; this encodes MPPPARLVPLLVLVLFHLPFSLSRHHHRHTPSASPSPSPSPASSDSAPLAVLLACNATRFQPACVSTLSGAGSGASTPDLLGASLSALRARIPPAVSTAKSVLAASSNVNLSNAATNCLTFLSLSSHRLSPSPSPSLLSASTALLHLYDCWSAYKYVNFSRTISDAMAYLDDTIAVNSNYISMLAARQRYGDETSLWRPPQTERDGYWPPAAAAATTADADVDALGVPRGLPPNATVCAAGCDYKTVREAVAAAPDYGDGWFVVRVKEGVYKETVSVPWEKTNVVLVGDGMGKTVITGDLNADTPGVSTFNTATVGVLADGFMARDLTISNTAGPDAHQAVAFRSTGDRTVLDTVELLGHQDTLYAHAMRHLYTRCRVSGTVDFVFGNSAAVLHDTALVVLPRQLRPEKGENDAVTAQGRTDPAQPTGIVLSRCAVNGSDEYMALYRQKPDVHRVYLGRPWKEYSRTVYLGCTLAEIVQPQGWMAWNGDFALRTLYYGEFDSAGPGGAASRRVAWSSQVPREHVDAYSVDNFIQGHEWIPKA